GCACATAGGAATAAGCATTGACCCGCAGCCGTGTGGCCAGATGGGTCACGCCAGCATCAGGACCGAATTTGAATACAGCAGCAACTGGTGATGGATTTTCGTCGACGATCAAGGTCACGGCTTTTATACGGCCGGAAGCGGCGTCAGTTTTAAAATGCAAATCGACTGGTACTATTGCCGCATCTTCGGCGCGCTTGGGTGCGTCGATTGTCACAATACCATTCGCGGCCTCAATAGACTTCTGTTCGAAGACGTCGCCCTTCAAGCTGTTCCAGGTGGTGCTTTCGGGAGGGCCAGCATTTTGCGCCCAAACAGGAAAAGGCAATGCCGAACCAAAAAACGCAAAGAGAACAACGGCAACCAAGGGGTTACGCAGCTCAATTGTTGCAAACATCGTGTTCTGCCTCCACCAAGGATAACTTTGGCGGTGCCCGGCTGACACAGACTATACCATCTTCCCGAACGATCTGGCAAATACCAACATTACCGGATCATTCCCATTCAAGTTCAGCGAATGCAGCAGTAGCATTGCGCTGATTGTACTCATCAAACAGTTTCCAGTTTGGACGTTCACTTTCTCCGGCCGATTTGACCGCATCTGACATCGGCACACCATCAGCAATGGCTTTGCGTATATCGCGTACAAGCACATCAAAATATCGGCTTTCCGCTTCCAGCGCCTGCGGCCATGGCGACGATACAGGCCCATGCCCCGGCACCGCAACTTCTGCCTTGATCCCACTCAGGGTCGCCAGTTGCGCAATCCATCCAAGCAGAGATCCATCCATTGTGGGCAGATGGCCAATAAAACACAGATCTCCCGTAAAGAACGTCTTGGTTTGATGATCAAACACCGAAAGATCATTATCCGTATGCGCAGGTTTCCAAGCCTTCAAACTGAGCTTGCGATTACCAAGATCAACCTCTTCCTCGTCAGTTATGAGCTTGGCGGGAGGAACTATTCTGATATCTGCCATGAGAGCACTGCCCATGGCATCGCGATAACTCTGCAAGTAATAGCTACCGCGACTTTCCAAAGCCCGCGGCAGATTATGATGACCGACGATGATGGCCCCCGTACCTTCAAATGCAGCATTACCGAACAGATGATCGGGATGCATATGAGTGTTGATTAAATACCGGATAGGCCTGTCCGTTTGGGTTCGAATAGCAGCAATTAATGCCTTACCCTCGATCACACTACCGCCGCTATCGATGACAGCCACAGCCTCATCACCAATGATAAAACTAACATTGCAAATCTCACCATCATTCTGATCAGTCATCATCGCAGGCGTACCGGCAAAGGCGAATACACCCTCTGCGATCTGCTTGACCGGCAATGGACCACCATGTCCTGATTGTGCCATCGCCAATCGGGCATGGGACACGCCGCAACAGGCAAAGAGCACACCTGTTTTAAGGACGTCGCGCCGGGTCGCATAGCTCATGATCCGAAACCCTCACCAGCGAATTTCTCATTGAACGAGCGTAGCAGATCTGCTCTGACCTGCGCATTGCGGCTGTGCCGTGGCACTCTTATATCGAAGGTTCCAATGACGTGCGCCGGTCTATCGGAAAACACAATAATCCGGTCCGACAGCATGAGTGCCTCCTGTAGATTGTGAGTCACCATGAGTGCTGTTGTCGGCTGTTCTGACCAGACAGCCAAAAGCAGATTGCGAAGCTGCTGGGCTGTCGCCTCGTCCAACGAAACAAAGGGCTCGTCGAGGAGCAATACATCCGGCTCAATTGCCAGTGCCCGTGCAATGGCCACCCGCCGCGCAAGACCCAGAGACAGTTCGCCCGGATAAAACATCTGCATCTTGGACAGTCCCAAGACTCTGAACAGATTATCGAGACGAGTGTTCTTCAAGTGCTTTGGCAGAGCCAGCCTCACATTTTGCTCTACTGAACGCCAAGGCAGTAATGTCGGCTCTTGAAACACCGCGCCAATGCGAGGTTCTGCCAATCCGGGCAGTTGAACCACCCCCTTATAATCACCTTCAAGCCCAAGCAAGATGCGTAACGTCGTCGTCTTACCGCATCCGGAGGGCCCAAGAATGCAGGCAAACTCATTCTGTTCCACCTCGAAATGCAGATCACGCAGCACATCAATCGCTTCACCGTTTGATGTGCGAAATGACTTTCCCTGAATATCGACCTTAAGCCGTGCGGCGACGCCAACGTGTTGATGTGTGTTCAAGGGGTTGTACCACCACAAGTTCAATGAAAAGCATCACCGCAACAAATGCCAGCGTATAGGCCAGAATCGCCGCGACATCGAAGAGTTGAAAAAACAGATTGATCTGGAAGCCGATACCATTCGACCGGCCAAGAAGCTCAACAACCAGCACGATCTTCCAGATGAGAGAGACACCGGAACGCGAGGCTGCAGCGATATAAGGTTGCAATTGGGGTAACAGGATATGACGTATACGATCCAGTGACCGGAAGCGGTAGACCTGCGCCATCTCGGCATAACGCGGGTCAAGCGCGCGCGTTCCCTCGCGCATCGTCACAACCACATTGGGGATCTTGTTCAAAGCAACAGCGCCAATTGCTGCCGCCTCGTTCAGGCCAAACCAGATATAGGCAAGGACGATCACGACGAGCGCGGGAATATTCAGAAAAAGGATAAGCCAAGGATTGAAGAACCGGTCGGCGCGCCGGTAGCTGCCCAGAAAAACACCAATCACCGATCCGATTATCATAGCAAGGAAGAACGAGGCCGCGACACGCCACAGAGTGATCGCCAAATGATACGGCAGATCGCCACTCGAGGTTTCGCTAAGGAACCTTTGCAGAACCAGTAATGGCGCGGGAAAAGAGCGGCTTGGCCACAGCGTGGCGCCAATATGCCAGACGACTATAAGAGCGGCAAAAGACAACAACACCATGATCGGTGATGTCCATTGCCAAGACCGTGGCGGATGAACCGTCTTTGATCCCTCGCCCTGTCCGGTGGAAATCACTGTCATCTATTGGGCCCTCCAGAACGTACCTTCGGCCAGCATAATGGCTGAACCAACAAGCCGAGGGCCGCCGAGTTCAGCAAGAACCGCATAGAGCTTTTCCGCATCGGCTTGCTCGTCATCGACAGGACGAGCGGGAATGCCTTCACGATAGCGATCGCGCAAAATCTCGAGTTCGTGCCCTTCTGCCTTTATCACTGGCGCAAGCCTCTGCCATTCCACATCCGAATTGCCAAGAAGCGCCTTCGCATCACGACTGGCGCTTATGAATCCAGCAATGGCTTTGGGGTGGGTGTTTGCCCAGTTTCCATGAAATATATAACCGAGAGCCGACACGGCACCGGTGGCCCCGAGGGACTTCGCGGCATCACTGGTACTGATCAGCCTGTGAAAGCCGTTTGCCTCCAATCTCGCACAGAAATTCCAGAAAGTTAAAATGGCATCGAGTTCATTCTGCTGCGCCTTTTCTGTCAGCAATGGTGGGGCACCGTAGACAATCGTGTTCTGACCGGCCAAATCCAGAGACTGACGTTTGGCAAGTCCCTGAATGAGAAGCCAGCTCTTGTCGAGAGGTCCACCGGCAACGCCGATTTTCTTGTCCTTGAGATCAGCCAGACTTTTGATCGGGGACCCGTCCCGCACCATGAGAGAGCCTACCGAACTGGAATAGGGTGCGAAAGCCAAATCCTCGCCCGAGGCGCGCTGACGCGAAACCCAAAGCCAATCCGATACGATGATATCCACATCTCCCGCCATCATCGCGACATTGGTCGCGTCTTCGCTGGCGAAGAAATGAACATCGACATTCACGCCATATTTCTCATCAAGCTTGTGGTGTTTGATTGTGTCCAGCTCCCAGTTCACTGTACCGAATTTCAGCACACCTACACGCACGGTTTCCGCAGCATGGCTTTCAACGGCAAAGACGCTGCCAACAATGAACATGACCAGCAAGCACACGAGGAAAGAAGGGTGCCATTTAGCCATCAGCATCTCCGATCACAGCGTCATCTCATTGGTCGGATATGCACACTTCCAACGGGAAACGCGATATTTCGGATGCTCTTGCGTCCATTTGGCCATTTCGGCCGGCGCCAGAAACATGCAATTGAGAAGATTCCCTCTGTTCTCAAAATGCAGGCGCTCTTCCCGACAATTCGTCGGGTTCGACACAAGACAGACAGTTAAGATGAGCTCGATAAGATCCATTCGGCACCTCTCACCCCACTCCTATCCCCGCAATGCCCTCGATCATTCGAGGCCTATTGACGGGAGCTGAAGCCGGTCGTCGGATTTCTCAAGGTGCCCAATGAGAAATATCTTTTCAAATTACGGTTCCTGCACGTTGTCGTCAATCACACGCCGGAAGGAAAACGCAATCGTGATGCTGCGGCGTTATTTCCGCAGCATCACGATTGACTTATGCAATGCCACAGGTAACGTTTTGAAATGCTATGATCGCGAATTCATTAATAGAAAGATCAAGCTGAAATGGTGGCGCCAATGCATGGAAATTGGCACCAGTCTTCGTCTAGGGCACCCTTGGCGAAAATGAGGAAATGCCATGCGATATCCTGTACTACTGATTGGTCTGTCAGTTGCAGTTCTGTCCGTTATTCAAGCCCGCGCTCAGGATGCGGGAGATGCCACGGCTGGAGCAACAGTTTTCAAGAAATGTGCGGCCTGTCATGTGGCAGACACTGACAAAAACAAGGTTGGACCATCTCTTAATGGTCTATTTGGCAGAACCGCCGGTACACATCCCAACTTTAACTATTCACCCGCGATGAAGGCCGCCGGTACAGGTGGTCTGGTATGGGATACTGCAAGCTTGCGTGACTATTTGCATGACCCGAAGGCCAAAGTACCCGGTACGAAAATGGCTTTCCCCGGTCTGAAAGATGACACGGAAATTTCCAACCTCGAAGCTTATCTCAAACAATATTCAAAGTAACAAAGTTGCCGCCGGTTTGATAACCGGCGGCAATCCATTCAGACGTTCTCGCGCCATTTGATCGAACAGCCGACTGAGGCAAGCTGCTCACGCGGTCCTTGTCCAGACAGAGCAACCTGCTGCATGGCCTCGAACAAGTCCCGGCGCAGATCAGCTATGGCTTCCTGTTTACGCGATCCATCCAGACGCCCACGATATTGCAGCTCTGCGTTGGCGTTAAATCCAAAAAAGTCAGGTGTACACACGGCGCCATAAGCCCGCGCAACAGTCTGGTCCGCATCATGCAAATAATGAAAGGGAAACGCATTTTCCCATGAGAAGAGCTGCATATTCTCGAAGGAATCGGCGGGATAGGCCGCGGCGTCATTGGCATTGATGGCTACGAAACCAACGCCAAGTTTCTTGAGATCGCTTGCGTCACGCACAATGCGCTGGATGACAGCCTTAACATAAGGGCAATGATTGCAGATGAAGGCGACGACAAGTCCATTGTGCCCGGCCTGAGCCAGAATGGAATGTCTTTGGCTGTCCGCACCTATCAAATTTGCATCTAAAGCCTTCCAGCCGAAATCACAAAGAGGCGGTATCGCGGCCATTTTTTCTTACTCCCGTCATGCTGCCTCGTATTGCCTTGCATTGTCGGCGGCGTTCCGGATGGCAGCTATGTTATGAGCATAGGCCACCTTACCGCTTCCCCTAAAGATTGCAGACCCCGCGACAAGCACATCAGCTCCGGCTGCGGCAACCAAAGGGGCTGTCTCCGGCGTGACACCGCCGTCAATCTCGATATGGATAGGACGATTCCCGATCAGTGCCTTCAAACGCCGTGTTTTCTCAACGACCGATGGAATGAATGCCTGACCGCCAAATCCTGGGTTGACGGTCATCAGAAGGACGAGATCAAGCCGATCCAGTACATATTCGATGACAGTTTCGGGCGTGGAGGGATTGAGAGAGACACCTGCCTTTTTGCCAAGATTGCGAATGGTCTGCAGAGAGCGATCCAAATGCGGCCCTGCCTCTGCATGCACTGTGATGAAGTCACACCCGGCTTCAGCGAAAGCACCGAGATAGTCGTCTGCCGGTGCGATCATGAGATGACAATCGAATATAGCTTCGGTTCGATTGCGGATCGACTTTATTACCTGCGGGCCAAAAGTGATGTTCGGAACGAAATGCCCATCCATTACATCGAGGTGTACCCAGTCCGCTCCGGCTCCCACAATGTCTTCCACTTCTTCCCCAAGCCGGGAAAAATCGGCCGAGAGAACGGATGGCGCTATGAGTGTCTTGCGGTTCATGGTGTCTGATCCTCCGCAGAAGCCTTTGCAAATACGCGGCTACTCCTGATATCCGCAGCCGTGATCGTTGAGAGTGTCATGGCATCGGTTGGTCCACGGGATGCTTCGAATAGCCGGTTGGCATGACGCAGCCGAGCCCGGTCCAAGGCATTGCGGATGGAGCGGGCATTGGCAAAATGCGGCTGCTGCCGACGCCGTTTTATATAGTCGGCCATGATGGTGCGGCCTTCCTCATCGAAGTTGTAGTTCTGTTTGGCCAGCATGGTTTCAGCAATGCTCAGAAGCTCACCGGAGCTATAATCCGGAAAATCTATATGATGCGCGATGCGCGAACGAAAACCCGGATTGCTTTCGAAGAACTTGTCCATCCGATCAGCATAGCCTGCAAGAATGACCACAAGATCGTCACGCTGGTTTTCCATCACCTGAAGCAGTATCTCAATAGCTTCCTGACCGTAATCCCTTTCATTCTCCTGCCGGTGCAGATAATAGGCTTCATCGATGAACAGCACGCCGCCCATGGCTCTCTTCAATATCTCCTTGGTCTTAGGCGCCGTGTGACCAATATATTGGCCCACGAGATCGTCGCGCGTAACCGAGACGAGATGGCCTTTGCGGATATAGCCGAGGCGATGCAGGAGATCGGCCATACGCAGCGCCACAGTGGTTTTGCCAGTGCCGGGATTCCCACTGAAGCTCATATGCAGGGTTGGCGTCTCATGGGCCAGACCCATGCGTCGCCGCGCGCGTTCCACCAGCAGCAAGGCGGCTGTTTCCTTGATCCGTTGTTTAACCGGCTTTAGGCCAATCAAATCGCGATCAAGCTCATCCAGCACATCCTTGACACCCGATTCCACATACTCAGCACGCAGATCAACCGCCGCAGGAATATCCCTGTCAGTATCTGGAAGCTCCATATTTGAGACGTCAGCCATAACGTTGACCCGCCGGCTTGTCCGTCGCATAGGACCTTGTCGTGTAGCGGACCACACGGCCTTCCCCTTCCTGACGCGCAAGATGGAAACCCGGTTCTTCCTGCGGGCGATTGACGAGGAAGGACAGCTTCACCGACTCCCATCCATGGGTATTGTCAAAGGCAACCAAACGGATATAGCTGTCGCCATAAGCCTTGCGACATTCTTTCAATTCCATCATCAATGCGGCCGCATCCGGATTATCAAACATCGGATGCCCCCACATATCCCAATAGGTGTTGCGCGGGTGCGGGTCATCGGTGAACTCGAGACTGACCGCCCAGCCCTTATCGATGCAATACTGCACTTGCCGGGAAATCTGTTCGTCTGTCAGATCGGGCAGGAACGAGAATGCTCCCTGAGTAATACGCATGTCGTTTCTCCTATTCGGCTGCTGTTGCGGTCGGAACAAAATCCGGTGAATCAGTTGAGGTGTAGTTGAAGGAAACGTCCTTCCAGACTTCGAGTGCCTGCTGCAGCGGCTGACAGTTGCGAGCTGCCATTCGCAGAATTTCAGGGCCTTCACGCAAGATGTCGCGACCTTCGTTGCGTGCGAGCACCATGCATTCAAGGGCAACGCGGTTAGCCGTGGCACCGGCAGCGATCCCGAGCGGATGACCGATCGTGCCACCACCAAACTGCAGAACAACATCCTCGCCCAGAAGATCGAGAAGCTGGTGCATCTGACCAGCGTGGATACCACCTGATGCCACTGGCATCATTTTGTTGAGAGAGGCCCAATGCTGATCAAAGAACACACCGTTTTCGAGTCGCGTCGGGTTAAAGTCCTCACGGCAGATATCATAGTACCCGCGGGTTGTTGCCGGATCGCCCTCGAGTTTGCCGACGACGGTCCCGGCGTGAATGTGGTCCACACCTGCAAGCCGCATCCATTTGGCGATAACGCGAAATGAAACGCCATGGGACTTCTGCCGCGTATAGGTAGAATGGCCGGCACGATGTAGATGCAGGATCATGTCGTTGCGACGCGCCCACTTGGCCATCGACTGGATCGCCGTATAGCCGATGACAAGATCGATCATGACAATGTTCGAGCCCAGCTCCTTGGCGAAGTCTGCGCGTTCGTACATGTCCTCCATTGTCGCCGCAGTCACGTTGAGATAACTACCTTTGATCTCGCCTGTTGCAGCCTGTGCCTTGTTGACGGCTTCCATGCAGTAGAGAAACCGTTCGCGCCAATGCATGAAGGGCTGCGAATTGATGTTCTCGTCGTCCTTGGTGAAGTCCAAACCGCCCTTCAGCGCTTCGTAGACAACGCGTCCATAGTTGCGGCCCGATAATCCGAGTTTCGGCTTCACGGTTGCGCCGAGCAGCGGTCGCCCGAACTTGTCAAGGCGTTCGCGTTCAACGACAATACCAGTCGGTGGACCTTGAAAGGTTTTCACATATGCAACCGGCAGACGCATGTCCTCAAGGCGCAATGCCTTTAGTGGCTTGAAGCCGAAGACGTTGCCAATAATCGACGCGGTCAGGTTTGAGATGGAGCCCGGCTCAAACAGATCAAGATCATAGGCAATATAGGCAAAATACTGCCCTTCACCATTAGGAACGGGATCAACGCGATAGGCCTTTGCACGGTACTTCTCGGTCGCGGTCAGCCGGTCGGTCCAGACGACTGTCCAGGTTGCCGTCGATGATTCACCGGCAACGGCCGCCGCTGCTTCGATCGGATCAACACCGTCCTGCGGCGTGATACGGAAGAGCGCGATGATATCGGTGTCCTTCGGCTCATAGTCAGGCTCCCAATAGCCCATCTTCTTGTATTCCATGACACCAGATCTGTAGCGGTCCTTCCCTGTGACCGTTTCTGACTTGTTCGACATGATAGGTCCTTTCCGTTTCGTTCTAGGCTTATGCAGCCTGAGCTGCGGCGATTTGTGGATCGAGCTTGCCGGCGGCATAGCGTTTGGCCATGTCATCGAGACCAATGACCTTGATTTTCATGGCATGACCTGCCGTGCCGAACCGCTCGAAGCGATCCCGGCAAAGGTCGCGCATGGCATCCATTGCCGGTTTCAGGAATTTGCGTGGATCGAATTCAGCCGGATTTTCGATGGCGATCTTGCGGAACTGGCCGCTC
This sequence is a window from Phyllobacterium sp. T1293. Protein-coding genes within it:
- a CDS encoding ABC transporter permease, with product MVLLSFAALIVVWHIGATLWPSRSFPAPLLVLQRFLSETSSGDLPYHLAITLWRVAASFFLAMIIGSVIGVFLGSYRRADRFFNPWLILFLNIPALVVIVLAYIWFGLNEAAAIGAVALNKIPNVVVTMREGTRALDPRYAEMAQVYRFRSLDRIRHILLPQLQPYIAAASRSGVSLIWKIVLVVELLGRSNGIGFQINLFFQLFDVAAILAYTLAFVAVMLFIELVVVQPLEHTSTRWRRRTA
- a CDS encoding c-type cytochrome, which produces MRYPVLLIGLSVAVLSVIQARAQDAGDATAGATVFKKCAACHVADTDKNKVGPSLNGLFGRTAGTHPNFNYSPAMKAAGTGGLVWDTASLRDYLHDPKAKVPGTKMAFPGLKDDTEISNLEAYLKQYSK
- the cbbX gene encoding CbbX protein; the protein is MADVSNMELPDTDRDIPAAVDLRAEYVESGVKDVLDELDRDLIGLKPVKQRIKETAALLLVERARRRMGLAHETPTLHMSFSGNPGTGKTTVALRMADLLHRLGYIRKGHLVSVTRDDLVGQYIGHTAPKTKEILKRAMGGVLFIDEAYYLHRQENERDYGQEAIEILLQVMENQRDDLVVILAGYADRMDKFFESNPGFRSRIAHHIDFPDYSSGELLSIAETMLAKQNYNFDEEGRTIMADYIKRRRQQPHFANARSIRNALDRARLRHANRLFEASRGPTDAMTLSTITAADIRSSRVFAKASAEDQTP
- a CDS encoding thioredoxin family protein, encoding MAAIPPLCDFGWKALDANLIGADSQRHSILAQAGHNGLVVAFICNHCPYVKAVIQRIVRDASDLKKLGVGFVAINANDAAAYPADSFENMQLFSWENAFPFHYLHDADQTVARAYGAVCTPDFFGFNANAELQYRGRLDGSRKQEAIADLRRDLFEAMQQVALSGQGPREQLASVGCSIKWRENV
- a CDS encoding form I ribulose bisphosphate carboxylase large subunit, which produces MSNKSETVTGKDRYRSGVMEYKKMGYWEPDYEPKDTDIIALFRITPQDGVDPIEAAAAVAGESSTATWTVVWTDRLTATEKYRAKAYRVDPVPNGEGQYFAYIAYDLDLFEPGSISNLTASIIGNVFGFKPLKALRLEDMRLPVAYVKTFQGPPTGIVVERERLDKFGRPLLGATVKPKLGLSGRNYGRVVYEALKGGLDFTKDDENINSQPFMHWRERFLYCMEAVNKAQAATGEIKGSYLNVTAATMEDMYERADFAKELGSNIVMIDLVIGYTAIQSMAKWARRNDMILHLHRAGHSTYTRQKSHGVSFRVIAKWMRLAGVDHIHAGTVVGKLEGDPATTRGYYDICREDFNPTRLENGVFFDQHWASLNKMMPVASGGIHAGQMHQLLDLLGEDVVLQFGGGTIGHPLGIAAGATANRVALECMVLARNEGRDILREGPEILRMAARNCQPLQQALEVWKDVSFNYTSTDSPDFVPTATAAE
- a CDS encoding quinoprotein relay system zinc metallohydrolase 2 codes for the protein MPVKQIAEGVFAFAGTPAMMTDQNDGEICNVSFIIGDEAVAVIDSGGSVIEGKALIAAIRTQTDRPIRYLINTHMHPDHLFGNAAFEGTGAIIVGHHNLPRALESRGSYYLQSYRDAMGSALMADIRIVPPAKLITDEEEVDLGNRKLSLKAWKPAHTDNDLSVFDHQTKTFFTGDLCFIGHLPTMDGSLLGWIAQLATLSGIKAEVAVPGHGPVSSPWPQALEAESRYFDVLVRDIRKAIADGVPMSDAVKSAGESERPNWKLFDEYNQRNATAAFAELEWE
- the rpe gene encoding ribulose-phosphate 3-epimerase, producing the protein MNRKTLIAPSVLSADFSRLGEEVEDIVGAGADWVHLDVMDGHFVPNITFGPQVIKSIRNRTEAIFDCHLMIAPADDYLGAFAEAGCDFITVHAEAGPHLDRSLQTIRNLGKKAGVSLNPSTPETVIEYVLDRLDLVLLMTVNPGFGGQAFIPSVVEKTRRLKALIGNRPIHIEIDGGVTPETAPLVAAAGADVLVAGSAIFRGSGKVAYAHNIAAIRNAADNARQYEAA
- a CDS encoding ABC transporter substrate-binding protein; its protein translation is MAKWHPSFLVCLLVMFIVGSVFAVESHAAETVRVGVLKFGTVNWELDTIKHHKLDEKYGVNVDVHFFASEDATNVAMMAGDVDIIVSDWLWVSRQRASGEDLAFAPYSSSVGSLMVRDGSPIKSLADLKDKKIGVAGGPLDKSWLLIQGLAKRQSLDLAGQNTIVYGAPPLLTEKAQQNELDAILTFWNFCARLEANGFHRLISTSDAAKSLGATGAVSALGYIFHGNWANTHPKAIAGFISASRDAKALLGNSDVEWQRLAPVIKAEGHELEILRDRYREGIPARPVDDEQADAEKLYAVLAELGGPRLVGSAIMLAEGTFWRAQ
- a CDS encoding ABC transporter ATP-binding protein: MNTHQHVGVAARLKVDIQGKSFRTSNGEAIDVLRDLHFEVEQNEFACILGPSGCGKTTTLRILLGLEGDYKGVVQLPGLAEPRIGAVFQEPTLLPWRSVEQNVRLALPKHLKNTRLDNLFRVLGLSKMQMFYPGELSLGLARRVAIARALAIEPDVLLLDEPFVSLDEATAQQLRNLLLAVWSEQPTTALMVTHNLQEALMLSDRIIVFSDRPAHVIGTFDIRVPRHSRNAQVRADLLRSFNEKFAGEGFGS
- a CDS encoding ribulose bisphosphate carboxylase small subunit, which encodes MRITQGAFSFLPDLTDEQISRQVQYCIDKGWAVSLEFTDDPHPRNTYWDMWGHPMFDNPDAAALMMELKECRKAYGDSYIRLVAFDNTHGWESVKLSFLVNRPQEEPGFHLARQEGEGRVVRYTTRSYATDKPAGQRYG